One window from the genome of Oceanisphaera sp. IT1-181 encodes:
- a CDS encoding TSUP family transporter, which translates to MELEITTLALLAVAALLAGFIDAIAGGGGLITVPALLATGMPPTMALATNKLQSCFGSFSATFYYFRRGLLDWRTMKWAIVCTFIGSVLGTIGVQLIDASILQKVLPFLLGAFALYFLCSPRVGDEDRQQRLSIIPFALLIGTGIGFYDGFFGPGTGSFFALAFVALAGFSLSKATAHTKLLNFTSNIASLLFFILGGQVVWVAGLSMALGQFIGARLGSKMVVTQGTRIIKPMLVTVSLVMSVHLLWQQYPAWFSWINF; encoded by the coding sequence ATGGAACTAGAAATCACCACCTTAGCGCTGCTGGCCGTGGCGGCGCTGTTAGCGGGCTTTATTGATGCGATTGCTGGCGGCGGCGGCTTAATTACCGTACCCGCCTTATTGGCCACCGGCATGCCGCCCACCATGGCACTGGCCACCAATAAACTGCAAAGCTGCTTTGGCTCGTTTTCGGCCACCTTTTATTATTTTCGACGCGGCTTGCTAGATTGGCGCACCATGAAATGGGCGATTGTCTGTACCTTTATTGGCAGCGTGCTGGGCACCATAGGGGTGCAATTGATTGATGCCTCCATTTTACAAAAAGTGCTGCCCTTTTTATTAGGGGCCTTTGCCTTGTACTTTTTGTGCTCGCCAAGGGTAGGGGATGAAGATCGTCAGCAGCGCTTGAGCATAATCCCGTTTGCCTTATTAATCGGCACCGGCATTGGCTTTTATGATGGTTTTTTTGGGCCCGGTACCGGCTCGTTTTTTGCGCTGGCCTTTGTGGCACTGGCCGGATTTAGCCTGAGCAAGGCCACGGCGCACACCAAGTTATTAAATTTCACCTCTAATATTGCCTCGTTATTGTTTTTTATCTTAGGCGGACAAGTGGTGTGGGTGGCCGGTTTATCCATGGCTCTCGGGCAATTTATTGGCGCACGCTTAGGCTCAAAAATGGTGGTGACCCAAGGTACGCGCATTATTAAACCCATGCTGGTGACCGTGTCTTTAGTAATGTCGGTGCACTTGTTATGGCAGCAATACCCTGCTTGGTTTAGCTGGATTAATTTTTAA
- the btuC gene encoding vitamin B12 ABC transporter permease BtuC, with translation MLAALIKQQKRKYHLWLFALTVALLGAILLSLQLGAVGVGIEALWRPVSALEQQVFWQLRLPRTLLAVLVGASLALCGAVLQVLLHNPLAEPGLIGISSGASLAAVLTLSLSASMGVSLPYWSLSLAAFVGALIVTMLLLALARRRLGPGALLLFGVAIGILANAILTWLLYLADDASLRSFLFWMMGSLGHGQPLSWLWWLPAIGTLLWLVRQGRHLDLLALGEHRARLLGLNVRRLQPKLVLAVCLLTAFSVAMAGPIGFVGLVVPHLLRLLAGGKQDFLLPASMLAGATVLTLADVLARNLLSVGEVPIGAVTATLGAPIFIWLLVRRYAAH, from the coding sequence ATGCTGGCAGCATTAATTAAGCAGCAAAAACGTAAATATCATCTTTGGCTATTCGCGCTCACGGTGGCGCTATTAGGCGCGATTTTACTGAGCCTGCAGCTGGGCGCGGTGGGCGTGGGCATAGAGGCGCTATGGCGACCGGTATCGGCATTGGAGCAACAAGTATTTTGGCAACTCAGACTGCCGCGCACCTTATTGGCGGTGTTAGTGGGCGCCAGTTTGGCGCTGTGCGGTGCTGTGCTGCAGGTGTTACTGCATAATCCTTTGGCGGAGCCGGGCTTAATTGGTATCTCCAGTGGGGCCAGTCTGGCGGCGGTATTAACGCTGTCGTTGTCGGCCTCAATGGGCGTTAGCTTGCCTTATTGGAGCCTATCGCTGGCGGCCTTTGTTGGTGCTTTAATCGTAACTATGTTGCTACTGGCGCTAGCAAGGCGGCGCTTAGGGCCGGGCGCGTTATTATTATTTGGCGTGGCGATTGGTATTTTGGCCAATGCGATCCTGACTTGGCTGTTGTATTTGGCCGACGATGCCTCACTGCGCAGTTTTTTATTTTGGATGATGGGCAGTTTAGGCCATGGCCAGCCGTTATCTTGGTTGTGGTGGTTGCCGGCCATCGGCACCTTGTTGTGGTTAGTGCGCCAAGGTCGGCATTTAGATTTATTGGCGCTGGGTGAGCACAGGGCGCGCTTGTTGGGCTTAAATGTGCGCCGCTTGCAGCCTAAGTTGGTGTTGGCGGTGTGCTTGCTGACCGCTTTTAGCGTAGCCATGGCCGGGCCCATTGGTTTTGTGGGCTTAGTTGTGCCGCATTTATTACGCCTATTGGCGGGTGGCAAACAAGACTTCTTATTACCGGCTTCCATGTTGGCGGGCGCGACTGTGTTGACCTTGGCCGATGTATTGGCGCGCAATCTATTGAGTGTGGGCGAAGTGCCCATAGGGGCGGTGACGGCGACCTTAGGGGCGCCGATTTTTATTTGGTTATTGGTGCGTCGTTATGCTGCTCATTGA
- a CDS encoding LLM class flavin-dependent oxidoreductase produces MSSTESLPTPSLLSGTSLLSGIKLSMLDLVPTRTGYSTADAIRESVAVAQHVEQLGFERFWLAEHHNIEGIASSATAVLIGHIAGHTQSIRVGSGGIMLPNHPPLVVAEQFGTLATMYPDRIDLGLGRAPGSDQATMRALHRRPEDAEDFPQQVEQLQQLLGPMQHGQKLKAIPGADTNVPIWLLGSSLFSAQLAAQMGLPYAFASHFAPRMMLEAVNLYKNNFRPSATLAEPYVIIGVPVVVADTEQEAQLLATSGQQKILALFRGQSLSLVPPVTSMDGHWLPHEQQGVEQFLSAAAIGAPEQVKAKLNALLAQTGANELMVVTDVYEQNARHHSLSLLAELVK; encoded by the coding sequence ATGTCATCTACTGAGTCTTTACCCACCCCGTCTTTACTCTCTGGTACATCTTTACTTTCTGGTATCAAGTTATCCATGTTGGATTTAGTGCCCACCCGCACAGGATACAGCACCGCAGACGCCATTCGTGAATCGGTGGCGGTGGCGCAACATGTGGAGCAACTGGGTTTTGAGCGCTTTTGGCTGGCCGAACATCATAATATTGAAGGTATTGCCAGCTCTGCCACTGCGGTATTAATCGGCCATATTGCCGGTCATACCCAGAGTATTCGAGTCGGCTCAGGCGGCATCATGTTGCCCAACCATCCGCCGTTAGTGGTGGCCGAACAGTTTGGCACCTTGGCCACTATGTATCCAGATCGCATCGACTTAGGCCTAGGCCGAGCACCGGGCAGTGATCAAGCCACCATGCGCGCCCTACACCGCCGCCCCGAAGATGCAGAAGACTTTCCTCAGCAAGTCGAACAACTGCAGCAATTATTGGGGCCCATGCAGCACGGTCAAAAGCTCAAAGCCATTCCCGGTGCCGACACCAATGTGCCCATTTGGCTACTGGGTTCGAGCTTGTTTAGCGCCCAACTGGCCGCACAAATGGGCCTGCCCTATGCCTTTGCTTCCCACTTTGCACCGCGCATGATGCTTGAAGCTGTGAACTTGTATAAAAACAACTTCCGCCCTTCTGCTACATTGGCCGAGCCGTATGTGATTATTGGCGTACCGGTAGTGGTGGCCGACACCGAGCAAGAAGCCCAGCTGTTAGCCACTTCCGGTCAGCAGAAAATTTTGGCGCTGTTTAGAGGCCAGTCTTTAAGCTTGGTGCCGCCGGTCACTAGCATGGACGGCCATTGGTTGCCCCATGAGCAACAAGGCGTAGAGCAGTTTTTATCTGCCGCCGCCATCGGTGCGCCAGAACAAGTTAAAGCTAAACTTAACGCTCTATTAGCCCAAACCGGCGCCAACGAGCTAATGGTAGTAACAGATGTCTACGAGCAAAACGCCCGTCACCACAGTCTAAGCCTGCTGGCGGAATTAGTTAAGTGA
- a CDS encoding prolyl-tRNA synthetase associated domain-containing protein, producing the protein MDILAQLASWQITPPLIEHPPLFTCDEADNLLLERPGTRLKNLFLRDNYGRRHALLLTTPHKQVDLKALSKQLGWSRIGFASAERLDKYLGVEPGHVSVLALVNDAGNQDVELWLDNDLVEGDDFHCHPLRNTATVLLSKTDLAHFAAQTGHTPQWIEVPERDER; encoded by the coding sequence ATGGATATACTAGCGCAGTTAGCGAGTTGGCAGATAACGCCACCCTTGATTGAACACCCACCTTTATTTACCTGCGATGAAGCGGATAATCTGTTACTGGAACGCCCGGGTACTCGCCTTAAAAATCTATTTTTACGCGATAATTACGGTCGTCGTCATGCGCTTTTATTAACCACACCGCATAAGCAAGTAGACTTAAAAGCGTTATCAAAGCAGCTGGGTTGGTCGCGCATTGGCTTTGCTTCCGCTGAACGTCTAGACAAGTATTTAGGCGTGGAGCCGGGCCATGTGTCTGTGCTGGCCTTAGTGAACGATGCGGGTAATCAAGACGTAGAGCTGTGGTTAGATAATGACTTGGTTGAAGGCGATGACTTTCATTGTCATCCACTGCGCAACACCGCTACCGTTTTGCTCAGTAAAACCGATCTCGCGCACTTTGCCGCGCAAAC
- a CDS encoding ATP-binding cassette domain-containing protein, which produces MLLIEQFSLPNRVGPISGEFSPGRLTLLIGPNGSGKSSLLGAMAGLYQGAGEITLEGERLSDVSIHELARYRAMLAQDTVLPHGLLGYELLALGAEPVGGVTEAVCLVLAKLAVPLGLNSLYQRQLNTLSGGEQQRLLIASTLLQVDPSVNPEGKLLLLDEPLAGLDWHHQLATLRLLREYAALGLTVVASIHDINLACQYADDIWCLHQGTLAAQGVPEVITPELIAQVFEVKVRLIEQEGYRLLLAE; this is translated from the coding sequence ATGCTGCTCATTGAACAATTTTCACTGCCCAATCGCGTCGGGCCCATTAGCGGCGAATTTAGCCCTGGGCGCCTAACACTGTTAATTGGCCCCAATGGCAGTGGTAAGTCGAGCTTGCTCGGCGCCATGGCCGGTTTATATCAAGGCGCGGGCGAGATAACACTGGAAGGTGAGCGCTTAAGTGACGTTAGCATTCATGAATTGGCGCGCTATCGCGCCATGTTGGCCCAAGATACGGTATTGCCCCACGGCTTGCTGGGCTATGAGTTATTAGCGCTCGGTGCTGAGCCGGTCGGGGGCGTGACCGAGGCAGTGTGTCTTGTGCTGGCCAAATTAGCCGTGCCGCTGGGCTTAAACAGTTTGTATCAACGCCAATTGAATACGCTGTCTGGCGGTGAGCAACAGCGCTTGCTGATTGCCAGCACCTTATTGCAAGTAGACCCCAGCGTTAATCCCGAGGGCAAGTTGCTGTTATTGGATGAGCCGCTCGCCGGATTAGACTGGCACCATCAGCTGGCGACGTTGCGCTTATTGCGTGAATACGCAGCGCTGGGGCTAACGGTGGTGGCCTCCATTCACGACATAAATCTCGCCTGCCAATATGCGGATGATATTTGGTGTTTGCACCAAGGAACATTAGCGGCACAGGGCGTGCCCGAGGTGATCACCCCAGAGCTGATTGCACAGGTTTTTGAGGTAAAAGTGCGCTTGATAGAGCAAGAGGGCTATCGGTTGCTTTTGGCAGAATAA
- a CDS encoding 3-deoxy-7-phosphoheptulonate synthase, translated as MSLPTPLPNASVTDELRSQALATLITPQQLNQACPLTDAMAQTVLNARTEIAAILTGDSAKLLVIIGPCSIHDPAAGLAYAQKLAPLRERYADKLCIVMRTYFEKPRTIVGWKGLINDPHLNGSFDVNAGLKLARQLLCDINALGLPAATEFLDMVTGQYIADLISWGAIGARTTESQIHREMASALSCPVGFKNGTDGNIQIALDAVRAASHRHIFYSPDKNGQMTIYQTAGNPFGHVILRGGKTPNYDAASLAHAAQALTNIDKPARLVVDVSHGNSLKQHQRQLLVVDDICQQLRAGSRHIAGIMVESFIEAGQQAVVKGKAPMFGQSITDACLGWSDTQLLLAKLYETME; from the coding sequence ATGTCCTTACCTACTCCTTTACCTAATGCCTCCGTGACCGATGAGCTAAGAAGCCAAGCGTTAGCAACCCTCATCACCCCACAACAGCTCAATCAAGCCTGCCCGCTAACCGACGCCATGGCACAAACGGTGCTTAATGCCCGCACGGAAATCGCCGCCATTTTAACCGGTGATAGCGCTAAGCTGCTGGTGATCATTGGCCCATGCTCTATTCACGACCCCGCGGCCGGCCTCGCCTATGCCCAAAAATTGGCGCCCTTGCGCGAACGCTACGCCGATAAATTATGCATAGTGATGCGCACCTACTTTGAAAAGCCGCGCACCATAGTGGGCTGGAAAGGCCTGATCAACGATCCACATCTTAATGGCAGCTTTGATGTTAATGCCGGCCTTAAACTGGCGCGCCAGCTATTGTGCGACATTAACGCGCTGGGGCTGCCCGCTGCCACCGAGTTTTTAGATATGGTGACCGGCCAGTATATTGCCGACTTAATAAGCTGGGGCGCCATTGGCGCGCGCACTACCGAATCGCAGATACACCGCGAAATGGCGTCTGCTTTATCCTGCCCGGTAGGATTTAAAAACGGCACTGACGGTAATATTCAAATTGCCTTAGATGCGGTGCGCGCCGCCAGTCACCGGCATATTTTTTATTCTCCCGATAAAAACGGCCAAATGACCATTTATCAAACCGCCGGTAACCCTTTTGGCCATGTAATTTTACGCGGTGGAAAAACGCCTAATTATGATGCAGCAAGCTTAGCCCACGCGGCACAAGCGCTCACCAACATCGATAAACCGGCGCGCTTGGTGGTGGATGTAAGCCATGGTAACAGCCTAAAGCAGCATCAGCGCCAGCTGTTAGTAGTGGACGATATTTGCCAGCAATTACGCGCGGGTAGCCGTCATATTGCCGGTATCATGGTGGAAAGTTTTATCGAAGCCGGCCAACAAGCCGTGGTTAAGGGTAAAGCGCCGATGTTTGGTCAAAGTATTACCGACGCCTGCCTCGGCTGGTCTGATACGCAACTGCTGCTGGCCAAACTGTATGAAACGATGGAATAG
- a CDS encoding putative quinol monooxygenase, whose amino-acid sequence MYSIIVKTKLKPGKTDEFLAAMLPNAAASVRDEPGCHTFDVLQDREDPELFWLYEIYQDEAALAEHKLTPHYKASRAVVTDLIAEQSVIRADVLAVNPKR is encoded by the coding sequence ATGTATTCAATTATTGTCAAAACCAAGCTGAAGCCGGGCAAAACCGATGAATTCTTAGCTGCCATGTTACCCAACGCCGCCGCCTCAGTGCGTGACGAACCCGGCTGTCATACCTTTGATGTGCTGCAAGACCGAGAAGATCCTGAGCTGTTTTGGCTGTATGAAATCTATCAAGACGAAGCCGCACTCGCCGAGCACAAGCTCACTCCGCATTACAAAGCCAGCCGCGCCGTGGTCACCGACCTCATTGCCGAGCAATCTGTGATCCGCGCCGATGTACTAGCGGTAAATCCAAAGCGCTAG
- a CDS encoding VOC family protein: MERPSPFNGMRHIAFTMPNLEECERFYTDIMGMQLLRRAHADLVYLTCGNDNLSLGRSDVPASGVQSLDHFGFIVDTKEQLEQWFLYLKSQGVTMLDRPHDHGDGARSFHITDPAGNVIQPIYHPDISGQRFTNP, from the coding sequence ATGGAAAGACCCAGCCCTTTTAACGGCATGCGTCATATCGCTTTCACCATGCCCAATCTCGAAGAGTGTGAGCGTTTTTATACCGACATTATGGGCATGCAGCTGCTGCGCCGCGCCCACGCAGACTTGGTATACCTCACCTGTGGTAACGATAACTTATCTTTAGGCCGTTCAGACGTGCCCGCCAGTGGTGTGCAGAGCTTGGATCATTTTGGCTTTATCGTCGACACCAAAGAGCAGCTGGAGCAGTGGTTTTTGTATCTAAAAAGCCAAGGCGTGACCATGCTGGACCGCCCCCACGACCACGGTGATGGCGCGCGCAGCTTCCACATTACGGATCCTGCAGGTAACGTTATCCAGCCAATTTATCACCCTGATATTTCCGGCCAGCGCTTTACTAACCCTTAA